One window of Dyadobacter sandarakinus genomic DNA carries:
- a CDS encoding toprim domain-containing protein, with protein sequence MTCEQAKEIPIIELLRSCNIQPDHIRGSDHWYLSPFRKENTPSFKVNTRLNLYFDHGSGQGGDIIDLGKKLYECDTKELLRKLESGNFSFHQQPGLERLLHIRQSIIPADNQDGIQVTAIKDLGSTPAISRYLESRAIDLAVARKFLKEIYYDVGGKSYFAAGFENRAGGYELRSQYFKGSTSPKDITHIQNVAKSVCVLEGFIDFLSLLSQRKPEPILSDFLILNSVALADRAISIAKNYENVFIYPDNDPAGRKVIETFQKAGIEPVDLSHSYRQYKDLNEMLMAEKIPENSLKKQQIYKRSRGIGF encoded by the coding sequence ATGACTTGCGAGCAAGCCAAAGAGATACCTATCATCGAGCTTCTCAGAAGCTGCAATATTCAGCCCGACCATATTCGCGGAAGTGATCACTGGTACCTGTCACCATTCCGGAAAGAGAACACGCCTTCATTCAAAGTGAACACTAGGTTGAACCTCTATTTTGATCACGGGAGCGGTCAGGGAGGCGATATTATCGATCTGGGCAAGAAGCTTTATGAATGCGATACCAAAGAGCTACTGCGGAAATTGGAGTCAGGAAATTTTTCCTTTCACCAGCAACCGGGCTTAGAAAGGCTACTGCATATACGCCAAAGCATTATCCCAGCAGATAACCAGGACGGCATCCAAGTTACGGCTATCAAGGATTTAGGTAGCACCCCCGCGATTAGCAGATACCTGGAATCCCGCGCCATAGACCTTGCTGTAGCCAGGAAATTCTTGAAGGAGATTTACTATGATGTTGGAGGCAAAAGTTACTTCGCTGCCGGGTTTGAGAATAGGGCTGGCGGCTATGAATTGCGGAGCCAATACTTCAAAGGGTCTACATCTCCCAAGGACATCACGCATATCCAAAATGTGGCAAAGTCGGTTTGCGTGCTGGAAGGGTTTATCGATTTCCTCTCCCTGCTTTCACAGCGAAAACCGGAGCCTATCCTGAGTGATTTCCTGATCCTGAATTCAGTCGCCCTGGCGGATCGGGCAATCAGCATCGCCAAGAACTATGAAAACGTGTTCATCTATCCAGACAATGATCCAGCCGGTCGGAAGGTGATCGAAACATTTCAGAAAGCCGGCATCGAGCCAGTTGATCTCTCACACAGCTACCGGCAATATAAGGATCTCAATGAGAT